A region of Cryptococcus decagattii chromosome 3, complete sequence DNA encodes the following proteins:
- a CDS encoding GTP cyclohydrolase I: MPSTTDPLADSHASPQSPRSIPTASLNNLSLLSESSTGSWERGRMTGNARSPPSSSILSDSLAAGVSPVAAAGVNVVEGGNGTSASSGAKGLRASGAYPQPQRPWPADKGLSRPNPATGRVSFPSAPQYARQAREGYGFRPKSGQTTPSTSAEASLTYPFPSNSSSRVQMPREDDDDLDHRPDGKSMEELRGEVREELDKQGLVQAAKGVVEPHQGISGIADEEGLGWPAKSTHLRLHSTPEEKSANMELLTSALRTVLECIGEDPDREGLQRTPERYAKALLWMTKGYEERLVDVINDAVFAEDHDEMVIVRDIEVFSLCEHHLVPFTGKISIGYIPSKLVLGLSKLARIAETFSRRLQVQERLTKQVALAVEEAIRPRGVAVVMEASHMCMSMRGVQKPGATTVTSTMLGCFRQQQKTREEFLTLIRTPSAARH; the protein is encoded by the exons ATGCCCTCAACAACTGACCCTCTCGCCGACTCCCACGCATCCCCTCAGTCTCCCCGTTCTATCCCCACCGccagcctcaacaacctctctctcctctccgAATCTTCCACTGGTTCTTGGGAACGCGGCAGGATGACAGGCAACGCTCGTTCACCTCCTTCTAGTTCTATCCTTTCCGACTCACTTGCCGCTGGTGTTTCTCCCGTGGCTGCAGCGGGCGTAAACGTCGTCGAAGGCGGCAACGGCACATCTGCATCTAGTGGAGCCAAAGGTCTGAGGGCTAGCGGAGCTTACCCTCAACCCCAACGTCCTTGGCCCGCTGACAAGGGCCTCTCCCGACCTAACCCTGCTACTGGTAGGGTATCCTTCCCTTCTGCCCCCCAGTATGCTCGTCAGGCGCGTGAAGGCTACGGTTTCCGCCCCAAGTCTGGTCAGACTACGCCTAGCACCAGTGCGGAAGCTAGCTTGACTTATCCTTTCCCTAGTAACAGCTCTTCTAGGGTGCAAATGCCcagagaggatgatgatgatcttGATCACAGACCGGATGGGAAGTCGATGGAAGAGTTGAGGGGCGAGGTTAgggaagaattggataaaCAGGGTTTGGTGCAGGCTGCCAAGGGGGTTGTTGAACCTCACCAGGGGATCTCTGGAATTGCCGATGAAGAGGGTCTCGGCTGGCCTG CCAAGTCTACACATCTCCGTCTGCACTCCACTCCCGAAGAGAAGTCCGCCAACATGGAGCTCCTCACTTCTGCTCTCCGAACCGTGCTTGAATGCATTGGCGAGGACCCTGACAGGGAAGGATTGCAACGCACCCCAGAGAGATATGCCAAGGCCTTGTTGTGGATGACCAAGGGTTACGAGGAGAGGCTTGTAGATGTGATCAATGATGCGGTCTTTGCCGAGGACCACGATGAGATGGTTATCGTGAGAGATATCGAGGTGTTTAGTCTTTGCGAGCACCACTTGGTTCCTTTCACTGGAAAG ATTTCCATTGGCTATATCCCCAGCAAGCTTGTTCTGGGTCTTTCCAAGCTCGCTCGTATCGCCGAAACTTTCTCTCGCCGTcttcaagttcaagaaCGTCTTACAAAGCAGGTTGCTCTTGCTGTTGAAGAGGCTATCCGCCCTCGAGGTGTCGCGGTTGTGATGGAGGCTTC GCACATGTGCATGTCTATGAGAGGTGTCCAGAAGCCGGGCGCGACCACTGTGACCAGCACCATGTTGGGATGCTTCAGGCAACAACAGAAGACGCGAGAAGAG TTCTTGACTCTTATCCGTACACCCAGTGCTGCCAGGCACTAG
- a CDS encoding 60S ribosomal protein L37a, producing the protein MTKRTKKVGVTGKYGTRYGASLRKTVKKMEITQHARYSCPNCGKVAVKRTNVGIWACKGCNKSYAGGAYTFGTPSAATVRSTIRRLREVAEV; encoded by the exons ATG ACCAAGCGAACAAAGAAGGTCGGTGTCACCGGTAAATACGGTACCCGTTACGGTGCCTCCCTCAGGAAGAC CgtcaagaagatggaaatCACCCAGCACGCTCGATACTCTTGCCCTAACTGTGGCAAG GTCGCCGTCAAGCGAACCAACGTTGGTATCTGGGCTTGCAAGGGCTGCAACAAGTCTTACGCCGGTGGTGCTTACACCTTCGGTACTCCTTCTGCCGCTACCGTCCGATCTACCATTAGGCGATTGAGGGAGGTTGCTGAGGTTTAA
- a CDS encoding methionine-R-sulfoxide reductase, whose translation MPFISPALFRPAICTARTRFSTSSATTTARSISFSFPFAFFSSSASANMSQPPKVQKSDDEWHAVLSPEQFRVLRQKGTERPGSHPYDHSFNEGVYHCAGCDAPLYTSKTKFQSGCGWPAFYDTIPGAVNRHEDRTLGMTRTEITCASCGGHLGHVFKGEGFPNPVDERHCVNGISLNFKNE comes from the exons ATGCCTTTCATATCACCGGCACTCTTCCGACCAGCAATCTGTACAGCCCGTACTCGATTCTCCACTTCTTCAGCTACAACCACAGCTCGTTCGATAAGCTTCAGTTTTCCATTCGCTTTTTTCAGCTCATCCGCCTCAGCCAACATGTCCCAGCCTCCCAAGGTCCAGAAGTCTGATGACGAATGGCATGCCGTTCTTAGTCCGGAGCAA TTCCGAGTTTTGAGGCAAAAGGGGACTGAGAGGCCAGGCTCTCATCCTTACGATCATTCGTTCAATGAAGGCGTCTACC ACTGTGCCGGATGTGATGCTCCCTTGTATACATCTAAGACCAAGTT TCAATCGGGATGTGGATGGCCTGCCTTTTATGATACCATCCCAGGTGCCGTCAACCGTCATGAAGATAGGACGCTTGGAATGACGCGTACGGAGATCACGTGTGCCAGCTG TGGAGGTCATTTAGGTCACGTCTTCAAGGGAGAAGGTTTCCCTAACCCGGTCGACGAACG ACACTGTGTCAACGGAATTTCCCTCAATTTCAAGAATGAATAG
- a CDS encoding ribosomal protein L24 produces the protein MSSPLSKELRKEHNARSIPIRKDDEVLIVRGKYKGREGKVTQVYRKKWVIHVDRVHIEKSNAATSPVGIHPSNVVITSLKLDKDRRAILERKGSKKSGDVEMTE, from the exons ATGTCTTCCCCCTTGTCCAAGGAGCTCCGAAAGGAGCACAAC GCCCGATCCATCCCCATCAGGAAGGACGACGAGGTTTTGATTGTCCGAGGAAAGTACAAGGGCCGAGAGGGCAAGGTCACCCAG GTCTACAGGAAGAAGTGGGTCATCCACGTCGACCGAGTCCACATTGAGAAGAGCAACGCTGCTACTTCCCCTGTTGGCATCCACCCCTCCAACGTTGTCATCACTTCCCTCAAG CTCGACAAGGACCGACGAGCTATCCTCGAGCGCAAGGGCAGCAAGAAGTCTGGTGACGTCGAGATGACCGAGTAG